The Pelosinus sp. IPA-1 genome includes the window AGGATACACCATTAGACAACGCTTATCAATATCAGTATAGATTGGACAAGAGATCAGAAAGTCAGTGTGAATTGCAGATTATAAAAGGCGCAGATCACACTTACAATTCCCCCTTATGGGAGTTAGAATTACAAAAGATTATTATGCAATGGATGTCTTAAGTTTGTTTTTAAAAAAAGGGCCTTGAAGATTTAGTCATCAAGACCCTTTTGCTATTCATTTGCTTACAGTTTAAATTTACTGACAAGAGAGTGTAAATTTTGAGACATTGCGAAAAGGGTTTCAGCGGAACTTGATATTTCCTCTATGGATGCGGATTGTTCTTCAGCAGAAGCTGAGATAGTTTGCGTATTGGTGGCAGTTTGAATCGCTACTTGTTTAATATTATCCACCGAAGCAATGATTTTTCCTCCGGAGGTGGAAATTCCTTCAGTTGCCTGGTTGATATTTTGTATCTGATGTTCTAAATCTGCTACTACCGCTACAATGTTTTTAAAACTTGTACCTGTCTGGCTAATGATATCAATACCTTTAGACGCTTCTTTTGTACCAGTATTCATAGTCTTAATAACCGTTTTGGTTTCTTCTTGAATCTCCTGGATAATTTCCGTAATTTTATCCGCGGCAACATGAGATTGCTCGGCAAGTTTACGAACTTCCGATGCGACAACGGCAAAGCCGCGACCTTGTTCACCAGCTCTTGCTGCTTCAATAGCGGCATTAAGTGCTAACAGATTGGTTTGTCCTGCAATTTCACTGATCACTTCAATAATTTCACTAATCTGGCGTGAACTGTTGCCTAACTTATCGACAACTTTTGATGAAAGACTAACTGACTTATTGATTGCTTCCATCTGTAGAATGGCTTCTTCGGCAACGACTTCTCCCGCGCTGGCTACTCGAGAGGCGTGTTGTGACCTAGTTGAGACTTCATTTGAGGTAGCAGCGATTATATGAACAGCATCTACCATGTTCGTTATAGTTGCAGCAGTGTGCTCTATTTCCAGAGCTTGCCTAGCGGTACCCGTTGATACTTCGTTTACCGCATCTACAACGTGCAAAGAAAGCTCTGTAGAGTGAGCAGTAGTTGTACTTAGCTGTTCACTAGCAAACGCTACTTGTTCGGAAGCTTCTGTTACTTGCGTAATAATTTGTCGTAAGTGTTCAACCATTAGATTGACTGCTTGGGACATATCACCAATCTCATTATGAGGAAAGTGGGTTAAGGCTTTTTGTTGTAAATCTCCCGCGGCGATGTTTTGTGCCATAGTTGCGATGGCTTTTAAAGGTTGAGAAATTTGGCGAGCTAACCAAAAACCACTGGAAGCAGCGATTAGAAAAATTGCGATATTGAGATAGAGGGAGATCGTTTTCATGCGTTCAATGGTAAGAGCAACCACTTGAATTTGGGTCGCAACTTGCTTTT containing:
- a CDS encoding HAMP domain-containing methyl-accepting chemotaxis protein; this translates as MQTNFALRINIGTRIFLTSIIIVIAFTCLNIYTYITINSMQEQYNTLLYDTMPAIEDVKSIHTEVWIQNAEARSYIASQNTTYKSNYEYSRKRMQNLFEKLQNNLNPELSEELYKLRSVTADFDKTLEIGMGISNMSGISETIKFLESSTVEIDAARAQSENFVESMKKQVATQIQVVALTIERMKTISLYLNIAIFLIAASSGFWLARQISQPLKAIATMAQNIAAGDLQQKALTHFPHNEIGDMSQAVNLMVEHLRQIITQVTEASEQVAFASEQLSTTTAHSTELSLHVVDAVNEVSTGTARQALEIEHTAATITNMVDAVHIIAATSNEVSTRSQHASRVASAGEVVAEEAILQMEAINKSVSLSSKVVDKLGNSSRQISEIIEVISEIAGQTNLLALNAAIEAARAGEQGRGFAVVASEVRKLAEQSHVAADKITEIIQEIQEETKTVIKTMNTGTKEASKGIDIISQTGTSFKNIVAVVADLEHQIQNINQATEGISTSGGKIIASVDNIKQVAIQTATNTQTISASAEEQSASIEEISSSAETLFAMSQNLHSLVSKFKL